One Telluria mixta DNA window includes the following coding sequences:
- a CDS encoding TolC family protein gives MNSLTKSGLGRLAVAASAALLAGCASFSRDGGIDDVARMTQERIAQPAPLKRDQDTQAVQSEIRTLLSKPVGADAAVRIALLNNQGLQATLADLAISEADFVQAGRLPNPGFGFGRVRGGGETEIDRSLTFNLAALLTLPARSRIEGRRFEQAKLQAAMQSVKLAADTRKAWYGAVAAAQAATFADQVRGSAEAAAELAARMRAAGNWSALDAARERAFYQDALTQQAQARLQATTAREELVRLLGLWGPSIDFTLPDRLPDLPAQPRLAANAEADALSQRLDVLIARQDAQATAQALGLTQTTRFINVFDAGYVNKSTTGAPRENGYEVSLELPLFDWGGARVARAQASYMAAVHRTGDVAVKARSEVRQAYASYRTAYDIARHYRDDIVPLRRQIADEVLLRYNGMLASTFELLAESREQLTAVNAAIAAQRDFWIADTNLQFAMNAGGTTDSRTAQ, from the coding sequence ATGAATTCACTGACAAAATCCGGCCTCGGTCGACTGGCGGTGGCGGCAAGCGCCGCGCTCCTCGCAGGCTGCGCCAGCTTTTCGCGGGACGGCGGCATCGACGACGTTGCGCGCATGACGCAGGAGCGCATCGCGCAGCCGGCGCCACTGAAGCGGGACCAGGACACCCAAGCCGTCCAGTCCGAAATCAGGACCCTGCTGTCCAAACCTGTCGGCGCCGATGCGGCGGTGCGCATCGCCCTGCTCAACAACCAGGGCCTGCAAGCGACACTGGCCGACCTGGCGATCTCCGAGGCGGACTTCGTGCAGGCAGGCCGCCTGCCCAACCCGGGCTTCGGCTTCGGCCGGGTGCGCGGCGGCGGCGAAACCGAAATCGACCGCAGCCTGACATTCAACCTGGCCGCGCTCCTGACGCTGCCGGCGCGCAGCCGCATCGAGGGCCGGCGCTTCGAGCAGGCCAAGCTCCAGGCAGCCATGCAGTCGGTGAAGCTGGCGGCGGACACGCGCAAGGCCTGGTACGGCGCCGTCGCCGCCGCGCAGGCCGCGACCTTCGCGGACCAGGTGCGCGGCTCGGCCGAGGCGGCCGCCGAACTCGCCGCGCGCATGCGGGCTGCCGGCAACTGGAGCGCACTGGACGCGGCGCGCGAGCGTGCCTTCTACCAGGACGCCCTGACCCAGCAGGCGCAGGCGCGCCTGCAGGCCACCACGGCGCGCGAGGAACTGGTCCGGCTGCTGGGCCTGTGGGGACCATCCATTGACTTCACCCTGCCGGACCGGCTCCCCGACCTCCCGGCCCAACCACGGCTGGCGGCGAATGCCGAGGCGGATGCGCTGTCGCAGCGGCTCGACGTCCTCATCGCGCGCCAGGATGCGCAGGCCACGGCGCAGGCGCTCGGCCTGACGCAGACGACGCGCTTCATCAACGTCTTCGATGCCGGCTATGTCAACAAGAGCACGACCGGTGCGCCGCGCGAGAACGGGTATGAAGTCTCCCTCGAGCTGCCGCTGTTCGACTGGGGCGGCGCACGCGTGGCGCGGGCGCAGGCCTCGTACATGGCGGCGGTCCACCGTACCGGCGATGTCGCCGTGAAGGCGCGCTCCGAGGTGCGCCAGGCATACGCCAGCTACCGCACCGCCTACGACATCGCCCGCCATTATCGCGACGACATCGTCCCGCTGCGCAGGCAGATCGCAGACGAAGTCCTGCTGCGCTACAACGGCATGCTCGCCAGTACCTTCGAGCTGCTCGCCGAGTCGCGCGAACAACTCACGGCCGTCAACGCCGCGATCGCCGCGCAACGCGATTTCTGGATCGCCGACACCAACCTCCAGTTCGCCATGAATGCGGGCGGCACTACCGATTCGAGGACAGCACAATGA